From the Candidatus Binataceae bacterium genome, the window ATATTAGGATTTGACGATCGCGCCGTGATTTTGCCGTTGCCGGCGCGCTAACCAAGGGCGAGGCGCGATGAGGACGCTTGCGATGGTGATGGCGGGGGGCTTGGGGAGCAGGCTGCATCCGCTGACCCGTGACAGGGCCAAGCCGGCGGTTCCCTTCGGCGGGAAATACCGAATCATCGATTTTGTTCTGTCCAATCTCGTCAATTCGCGAATTTACGCGATTTATGTCCTCGTCCAGTGGCGCTCGCAGTCGCTTATCGAGCATCTCAAAGACGGATGGCAGTTCGGCGGACTGATAACCGACCAGTTCGTCACTCCGGTTCCTGCGCAGATGCGGATGGGGGAGAGCTGGTACCAGGGAACCGCCGACGCGATCTTTCAGAATCTCAATCTGCTGGACGATTTCCGTCCCGATCTCGTGGCCGTGTTTGGCGCCGACCACATCTACCGGATGGACATCCAGCAGATGATCGAGTTCCACGTCGAGCGCAAGGCCGCGGTCAGCGTCGCTACCATCCCAGTGCCGGTCGGGGAGGCCCACCAGTTCGGCATCCTCGAGGTGGACTCCGGGATGCGCGTGCGCAGCTTCGAGGAGAAGCCGATGCGCCCGCGCCAGCTCCCCGGCGCTCCCGGCCGATGTCTCGCCTCGATGGGCAATTACCTGTTCGAGCCCGACGTGTTGCGCCGGGCGCTTGCCGAGGACGCCGCGATGGCGTCGAGCCATCACGACTTCGGCCACGACCTCATCCCGCGCCTGATCGAACGAGTGCCCGTTTTCGCCTACAACTTCATGACCAACCGCATCCATGGTGACTCCGAGGTCAACCTGAGCTACTGGCGCGACGTCGGCACGATCGACGCCTACTACGAGGCCAACCTCGATTTGCGCGACGCGCGGCCCCACCTCAACCTCTATAACCCGCGCTGGCCGCTGCGCACGGCGTACTACGACCAGCCGCCGGCGAAGTTTGTCTTCGACGAGAACGGCCGCCGCGGCCAAGCCCTGCACTCGGTCGTCTCCGAAGGCTCCATCGTTTCAGGCGGGACAGTGCGCAATTCGATCCTCGGCCGCTCAGTGTTCGTCCACTCATGGGCGGCGGTTGAAGATTCGGTGCTGATGGACTGGGTCGAGGTGGGCCGCGGCGCGCGCGTCCGCCGCGCGATTATCGACAAGAACGTTTATATCCCCGAGGGCGACCAGATCGGCTACGACCTCGCCCGCGACCGCGAGCGTTTCCACGTGACCGACTCGGGCTTGGTCGTGATCCCCAAGGGCCCCAAGCGCGAGCGACAGGGCCTGTGAGCCGACTGGTGCGCGCTCCGATGGCCAGCGAGGTTTCAACTGTGGCCGGCTCCGCCGATGCAACCGCGCGCACCGGCGAAGCCAGCGCGCCGGGCGATCGCGCCGCCCGCGAAAGCGGCGCGCTAAAGACGGCGCGCTCCACGCCGGGCGCGCGTCCGCCGCTAGCGGGACTCAAGCTCGACTTCAAAAGCCGCGCGCTCTTTCATCTGATGCGTGCGGCGATGCACGCGCTCAGCCTGTTGCCGGACTTCATCCTGTATCCGCTGGGGGTGGCCGGCGGATGGCTGGGTTACCTCCTGGACCGCCGCCACGTACGGGTCGGGATGGCCAATCTGGCGATAGCTTTTCCCGAGCGCGACGAGCTTGAGCGCCGGCGCATCCTGCGCGCCTCCTACATCAATCTCGGCCGCAGCGCGGCCGAGTACGTCCGCCTCGGCGGCTTCTTCTACCGTCGCCTCGCCCGGCGCGTGACCTACGACCGTCTGGATTACTGGGATGAGGTCGCGCGCCGCTATCCCGGCCGCGGCATTGTCGTCCTGACCGCCCATTTCGGTAATTTCGAGCTGTTGCCCTCCGCCCACGCCATCCTCGGCCATCAGATAACCCTGGTTCATCACACCCAGCGCTTCCTTGCCGGCGACGCGCTGATGACCTGGGTGCGCGAGCGGGCCGGGGTCGAGATCGTGCGCAAGCATTCGGCCGCGCGCGCCGTGCTCAAGACGCTCGGCGACGGGCGGCTGGTCGGCGTGCCTTTCGACCAGAACGCCAAGCGCGGCGAGGCGATCTTCGTGCCGTTCTTTGGCGAGCCTGCGGCAACCTCGCGCACGCTGGCGCGGGTGGTGCGGACATCGGGTGCACTGGTGGCGCCGGTCTTCATCGTGCGCCAGCCCGGCGGCCGCAGCCATCGCATCGTTATTCAGGACCTGATCCCGCTCGCCGAAAGCGGCGACGCCGAGGCCGACGTCGAGGAGAACACGCGGCGCTTCGTGGGCGCGATCGAGGCGATGGTGCGTCGCTACCCGGAGCAGTTCCTGTGGACGCATCGGCGCTACCGCACGCGCCCGCGCGGGATGGCGCCGGTGTACGACCAGCCGCGCCGCCACCGCCGCTCGCGCGCGCCGCAATCTGATTGACCCGCTTGGGTCGGGCCGCTCTTGTGTGCGGAACTCTCCGGCATCGCCCGCGGTTTCCATGATGCCGGGGGGTAATCGATGAGCTTCGAATCAACCGCACTTCCGCGGGCGGCCGCGACGCCCGCGCCGCTGGTTTCCGCGACCGGCGTCGCGCGCCTCCCGCACAACGCTGGCGCAGCGCGCCCGGCCTCGGCGCCGGCCGCCGAGGCGCCGGTGATCCTGGCCGCGGCGACCGCGCTTCCGCCCAATCCCGTCGATCAGCGCGAACTCGCAGAGCTGCTCCGCGGGCTCTGGAGCGCGCAATACGGGGAACCGCGCCGATGGCGCTCGACCTTCGACCAGATCCAGCGCTCGGTGCGGATCGACCGCCGCTACCTTGCGCTGCCAATCGGCGAATATCCCGCGCTCGACTCCTTCGCCAAGACCAACACGGCGTGGGCGCGCGTGGCACCGCCACTGGGCGCGGCGGCCGCGTCGAGCGCCCTCGACGCGGCCGGCCTGACCGCGCGCGACGTCGATCACCTCTTCTTGGTCACCGGCACCGGAATTGCCACGCCGAGTATCGACGCGCGGATCGTCAACCGCCTTGGGATGCGCGCCGACGTGCGGCGCACCCCGATCTTCGGCCTCGGATGCGCGGGCGGAGTCGCGGGCGTCGCGCGCGCCGCCGAGCTTCTGCGCGGCTTGCGCGACGATGTCGCGCTGGTTGTTTCGATCGAACTGTGCTCGCTCACCCTGCAACGCGACGACGCCACGGTCGCCAACGTAATCGCCTCGGCGCTGTTCGGCGACGGCGCGGCGGCAGTGGTGGTGGGCGGCGCGTCGCGCGGCGGGCGAGGGCAGGACGGCTTGCCGCGGGTGGTTGGAACGCGCGCAGTTTTCTATCCTGACAGCGAGCGGATGATGGGATGGGACGTCGTGGACGGCGGGCTCAGAATCGTGCTCTCGCCGGAGATTCCCGCGCTGGTGCGCGCGCATCTGGGGCGCGACGTCGACGCACTGCTCGCCGCGCACGGCCTTGAGCGCGGCGCAATCCGCCATTGGATCGCGCATACCGGCGGCAATCGCGTGCTCGAGGCGGTCGGCGCGGCGCTCGGGCTCGGCCCGTGCGCGCTTGCGCGCTCGTGGCGGCTGCTCGCGGCGACCGGCAACGTGTCGTCGGCCTCGGTGCTGTTTGTGCTGCGCGATCTGATGGGGTCGGGCGAGGCGCGCGCGGGCGAGTGGGGCGTGATGCTCGCGATGGGGCCCGGGTTCTGCGCCGAGCTGGCGCTGCTGCGGTGGTGATTTCGCGCGGAGCCTTCCTTCTGATCCTGGGCGCGCTCGCCCTCGAGCGGCTGTTCGAGTTATGGCTCTCCGCGCGCAATGCGCGGCGCGCCTTCGCCGCAGGCGCGGTCGAGGCCGGAGGCGAGCATTACGCGGCGATGGCCGCATTCCATGCGCTCTTCATCCTTTCGGCGGCGGCAGAGGCAATCCTGTTCGACCGGCCGTTCCTCGGCCTATTCGGATGGGTTGCGTTGGCGCTCGCCCTGGCGGCGCAGGCGCTGCGCTATTGGTGCGTGGCGACGCTCGGCCCGCGCTGGAACACGCGGATAATCGTATGGCCGGCGGCGGCGCCGGTGAGCGGCGGGCCCTACCGCCTCGTCCGCCATCCCAACTACCTTGCCGTGATCGTCGAAATCGCCTGCGTGCCGATGATTCACGGATGCTGGCTGACGGCGGCCGTCTTTTCGGCGGGCAACGCCGCGCTGCTGATGCGGCGGATTCGCGCCGAGGAAGGGGCGCTCGGCCCGCGCTACGAACTCGCCTTCGCCGCCCGCCCGCGCCTGTTGCCTGCGATGCTTCGCGCCGGGCGCTGCGCGCCTAATCCTCCTGGTGAAACTCGTGGTACACGCCGGCCGCCAACTCGCGTCCGTCCGTGCCGTCGGTGATCAGATAGTTGTCGCACAGGTAGCCGGACCAATACTGGCCCGGATGGATAATGTCGCACGGGTGAGAAACGCCGACGATCGCGACTACGGCGTGATCGTCGGATAGCGCGTTTAAGGCCGCGGATTTGCCGGCGCCGGTCAGGCCGAAAACCTTCCCCGGCGTTCGCGTGCGGATCGCGCTGGTCACGCTCACCGACGCGAGCCCTTCGCCGAAAAGCTCCGGCCGCGCGGCGACCGCGCGGCGGATCTCTTCGCGGTCGATTTTCCATCCGCACACCCCCGGATGCATCCGGGCGGGCTCGGAGCGAGCCGCGTCGGGGGCGCCTTCGGCGACGATGGAGGCGAAAAGGCGAAGGCGTCCTCGCATATCCGTGCTCCGCGATCGGGCGGAGCGCCCGGGGAGAGATTCGGAAGCATCCACTGCGCATCCACATACCTGCGGTAATTGTCCGGCAGCGCGAAGCGTGCATTCGCCACATAGTCGCGGATTTCACGTTGGGTACGCGGTTCGGCGGCATAGTCGCCAAGCTCGGCGTCAAACTGGAACAGGCCGCCGGCCGCGGAGTTGGCGCGCGCGGCCTCGCCGAGCGCGGCAGCGACCTGATGCAACGAATGGTCGCGCGGGTTTATCGGGACGCGCAGCCTGAGCGCACGCTCGGCGGTGGGGGGCCCTTGGGAGTCGGCGCGGCCACCACGGTCACGCCCACTGCGGCGGCTGTGCGCTCGCCCTGCGCGTCAGCAACCGGGATGCGGGCCGCAGTAATCGCGAACGCCGCCAGCGCGATGAGCAGGTGCGAGCGGATGCGTCGAGCGGCCATAGGTAAAGGCTGCGACCGGAGACTTTAGCATCCCCTGCTCGTCGCTGCAGACGGCCGACGGCGACTCTAGGAGCGCTTGCCGGCCAGGCGCGGGAGCAGGGCGAGGATCGCGAGCGCCATCACCCACGCCGCGGCGCCGCTTATCAGGGCCGGATGCCCGTAGCCGATTATCCAGTGCGGCGGCGCGACCGCCGGCGCCCCGCTGTACGGCCATAGCTTGGCGCCAATCACCAGCCCCGCGTGCAAGCCCATCGAGAGGTAAACCGTGCCGGTGAGCAGGAACGCCTCGCCCAGGACCAGGCCGAGCAGGAAAAGCCCTGCCAGCGCCGGAAACGCGGCGGCCGGATGGAGCAGGTGGGCGAAGCTTGCGGCCAGGTTGTGCACGCCGGCGGCGGCGTCGAGACGCTCGAGGTAGAAATGACCGGGTGCGCGCACCAGATGCGCCAGCGCGTAAATCGCGGAGCTCACGACCAGCGCGCCGGCGCGGCCGAAATCGTCGCACATTCCGCCCAGCAGCACGGCGCGAAAGAAGCCTTCCTCGATAATTGCGATCGCGATCGCGCCCGCGACGTACTTCGGCGTGCGCGCCAGCTCCGCCGCCGCGTCCGGGGCGGTGCGCGCACCGAACGCCGCGCCGAGCCCGAGCAGGATCGCGATTACCACGGCGGCGACTGCAATTCCGCGCAGCACCTGGCCCACATGGCCGAGCGGGCGGGCGAAGCCGCGCCCAAGCAGCGCACCCAGCCGCAGCTCGCGCGCCCACCACCACAGCATCAGCGCAACCGTCACCATTACCGTGCGGTCGAAGATTCGCGGAAACGGGAATCGGAAGCCGGCGGCGCCCACCGCGAGCGCGGCGAAGGGCGCGATCGCGACGGCCAGCGCGGCCGCGATCACGAACGCGACGGCTAATCTCAGCGTGAACGGCATCGTCGGCTGCGCGTGCGCCGCCGAAAGCGGCGCAGCGTCCCCGAAGCGATATCGGTTGCAAGCGCGCGGCGCAAGCGGTGATTATGAGGCGGCTTCCACAGCCATGGCGGAGGGTCGCGCGATGGAACTCGGACTCAAGGGCAGAGTTGCGCTGATAACGGGCGCGAGCATGGGAATCGGCGAAGCGACCGCGTACGAGTTGGCAGGCGAGGGCTGCGACCTGGCGCTCTGCTCGCGCCATCCGGAGCAGCTCGCGCCGGTGCGCGAGCGGGCCGTGGCCCGGGGCGTGCGATGTATCGCCGTGAAGTGCGACATCCGCCAGCCCGCCGAGATCGCCGCGCTGGTCGACGAGATCGGGCGCACGTTCGGCCGCCTCGATATCCTGGTCAACAACGCGGGCGCCGCGACTCATGGAACTTTCGCCTCGCTCACCGACGAGCAGCTGCTTGCCGACTACGAGCTGAAGATTCTCGGCCAGATCCGATGCACGCGGGCGGCGCTGCCACTGCTCGCGAAGAGCGCGGCGCCGCGGGTGATCAACGTCAACGCGATTGCAGGCCGCGTGGTGATTCCGGGCCTGTTCGCCACCACCACTCATCGCGCCTCCTGCTACGCGCTGAGCAAGGCGCTCGCCTGGGAGCTGGCGGAGAAGAAGATCCTGGTCAACTCGGTCAATATCGGGCTGGTCCACACCAACCAGATCGAGCGCGCGCACGCGCGGCGCGCGCCCGACGTGCCGCTGGAGAAGTTCATGGCGCAGGCGGCGCAGATCGTGCCGCTTAAGCGCTTCGGCGAGCCGCACGAGGTCTCCGGGTTGATCGCGTTCCTGGCCTCCGACCGCGCCAGCTTCATTACCGGCGCTTCGATCGACGTCGGCGGCGGCCAGGGCGCACACGTCTGAGGCGCGCGGCCGCAAACGCGCCGCCAGCCACAGGGGAGACGGAGACGATGGCTATCGATTTCACTTTGAGCGACCAGCAGCGCGAGCTCCAGGCGCAGGCGCGCGCCTTCGCGCGCTCCGTGCTCGGCGGGGTGAGAAGCGCGATCGCGAAGATCGGCGATCCGGGCGAGCGTTTCTACGCGACGCGGCCGTTTTACCGCGAGATGGCGCGCGCCGGCTTCGCCAAATCGCTCATCCCGGCCGAGTACGGCGGGAGCGGGCTTTCCACGCTGGACCTTGCGCTCGCCGCCGAGGAGCTGGCCGCGGTTGACGTCAACGTTCCGACGACTCTGCTCGCGACCGGGCTCGGGCTGCAACCGGTGCTGCGCTACGGCAACGAGGAGCAGCGCCGGCGCTTTTTGCCCGACTTTGTCGAAAACGGCGAGGACCGGCTGGCGGCGTTCGCCTTTACCGAAGTCACTGGCGGCGCCAATTACGACTCGCCCGACCCTTCATCCGGCGTGCGCACCTTTGCCCGGCGCGACGGCGATCAGTGGGTAATCAGCGGGCACAAGCACTACACCACCAACGGCACCGGATGGGACGGCAAGGGCGCGCATCTTTACACCGTGATCTGCCGCACCGACCTCGGCAAGCCGCCGCAGGATTCGCTCGCGGTTATCGCGGTGCCCGGCAACAGCGAGGGCATCCGCATCGAGGGGATGATCGACACGCTCGGCCATCGCGCGGTCAGCTCGCCGCGTATCCGCTTCGACGAGGTGCGCGTGCCGGCGGCGAATATCCTCGGCCGGCCCGGCGACGGCGCCGCGATTATCTCGCGCTCGTTTGCGTGGACCGCGGCGCTGATCGGCGCGGCGTGCACGGGCGTGATGCGCGCGGCGTTCGAGTGCGCGCTCGGCTTTGCGCGAGCCGACAAGCGCTCGGGGCCGGTGCCGGTGATCGAGTATCAGAACGTGGGCTACATGCTGGCCGACCTGAAGATGAGAATAGAGGCGGCGCGCTATCTCACCTGGAAGGCGTGCCATTACTTCGACAGCACCGGCGGCGCCGGCGAGGAGCTTCCGATCATCACCAAGGTCTATTGTTCGGAGCTCGCGGTGCAGGTGGTGTACGACGCGATGCGGCTGGTCGGGATCGACAGCTACACCGACATGCAGCCGCTCGCCGGGCTGATGCAGGACGTGCTGGCGTTCCCGCTGTATGACGGCGGCAACATGGGCGTGCGGCGCCGCCAATTGCACGCGTTGTTCCGCCGTCCGGGGTACGATCCGATGGCGGCGGCCGAGGGGCGTCCGCCGACGCGCTGAGTATCGTCGGGTCTGCCGCGGCTGCCGGCCGTCTCCCGCGCCCGGTTCATCATCGGGAATCCCGGTTCACTGTCTCAGGAATAGGGGTCTTGCCGCGCATCCAGCCCCTGCACGCGGCGAATTCGCAGACGCAAGGTTCGGTTAGCGCGCGCGTTCGGGAGGACGCTGCGGCTCGAGCACGATTTCGGTCGGGCAGGCGCGCGCGGGCGCGCGCACGACCGCCATCATCGCCTCCGCCACGTCCTCCGGGCGGAGCATCAGCGCGCGGTCGAGATGCTTGCTGTGCGGGATGAGAGCGGTGTCCACCAGGCCGGGGATTATCACCGCGACCTTGATGTCGCTGGAACGTAGCTCCGCGAAGGCCGCGCGGCTGAATGCGATCAGGCCGGCCTTTGCCGCCGCATAGATCGCCTCGCCCGCCGGCGCGCGCAGCGCCGCATCCGAGGCGATATTGACGATTGCGCCGCCGCCCGCCCGGGCCATCTGTCCGGCGGCAAGGCGCGCAAGCGCGATCGGCGCGCGCAGG encodes:
- the glgC gene encoding glucose-1-phosphate adenylyltransferase, with translation MRTLAMVMAGGLGSRLHPLTRDRAKPAVPFGGKYRIIDFVLSNLVNSRIYAIYVLVQWRSQSLIEHLKDGWQFGGLITDQFVTPVPAQMRMGESWYQGTADAIFQNLNLLDDFRPDLVAVFGADHIYRMDIQQMIEFHVERKAAVSVATIPVPVGEAHQFGILEVDSGMRVRSFEEKPMRPRQLPGAPGRCLASMGNYLFEPDVLRRALAEDAAMASSHHDFGHDLIPRLIERVPVFAYNFMTNRIHGDSEVNLSYWRDVGTIDAYYEANLDLRDARPHLNLYNPRWPLRTAYYDQPPAKFVFDENGRRGQALHSVVSEGSIVSGGTVRNSILGRSVFVHSWAAVEDSVLMDWVEVGRGARVRRAIIDKNVYIPEGDQIGYDLARDRERFHVTDSGLVVIPKGPKRERQGL
- a CDS encoding lysophospholipid acyltransferase family protein, which encodes MASEVSTVAGSADATARTGEASAPGDRAARESGALKTARSTPGARPPLAGLKLDFKSRALFHLMRAAMHALSLLPDFILYPLGVAGGWLGYLLDRRHVRVGMANLAIAFPERDELERRRILRASYINLGRSAAEYVRLGGFFYRRLARRVTYDRLDYWDEVARRYPGRGIVVLTAHFGNFELLPSAHAILGHQITLVHHTQRFLAGDALMTWVRERAGVEIVRKHSAARAVLKTLGDGRLVGVPFDQNAKRGEAIFVPFFGEPAATSRTLARVVRTSGALVAPVFIVRQPGGRSHRIVIQDLIPLAESGDAEADVEENTRRFVGAIEAMVRRYPEQFLWTHRRYRTRPRGMAPVYDQPRRHRRSRAPQSD
- a CDS encoding 3-oxoacyl-[acyl-carrier-protein] synthase III C-terminal domain-containing protein — translated: MSFESTALPRAAATPAPLVSATGVARLPHNAGAARPASAPAAEAPVILAAATALPPNPVDQRELAELLRGLWSAQYGEPRRWRSTFDQIQRSVRIDRRYLALPIGEYPALDSFAKTNTAWARVAPPLGAAAASSALDAAGLTARDVDHLFLVTGTGIATPSIDARIVNRLGMRADVRRTPIFGLGCAGGVAGVARAAELLRGLRDDVALVVSIELCSLTLQRDDATVANVIASALFGDGAAAVVVGGASRGGRGQDGLPRVVGTRAVFYPDSERMMGWDVVDGGLRIVLSPEIPALVRAHLGRDVDALLAAHGLERGAIRHWIAHTGGNRVLEAVGAALGLGPCALARSWRLLAATGNVSSASVLFVLRDLMGSGEARAGEWGVMLAMGPGFCAELALLRW
- a CDS encoding isoprenylcysteine carboxylmethyltransferase family protein: MISRGAFLLILGALALERLFELWLSARNARRAFAAGAVEAGGEHYAAMAAFHALFILSAAAEAILFDRPFLGLFGWVALALALAAQALRYWCVATLGPRWNTRIIVWPAAAPVSGGPYRLVRHPNYLAVIVEIACVPMIHGCWLTAAVFSAGNAALLMRRIRAEEGALGPRYELAFAARPRLLPAMLRAGRCAPNPPGETRGTRRPPTRVRPCRR
- a CDS encoding CPBP family glutamic-type intramembrane protease, with amino-acid sequence MPFTLRLAVAFVIAAALAVAIAPFAALAVGAAGFRFPFPRIFDRTVMVTVALMLWWWARELRLGALLGRGFARPLGHVGQVLRGIAVAAVVIAILLGLGAAFGARTAPDAAAELARTPKYVAGAIAIAIIEEGFFRAVLLGGMCDDFGRAGALVVSSAIYALAHLVRAPGHFYLERLDAAAGVHNLAASFAHLLHPAAAFPALAGLFLLGLVLGEAFLLTGTVYLSMGLHAGLVIGAKLWPYSGAPAVAPPHWIIGYGHPALISGAAAWVMALAILALLPRLAGKRS
- a CDS encoding SDR family oxidoreductase, encoding MELGLKGRVALITGASMGIGEATAYELAGEGCDLALCSRHPEQLAPVRERAVARGVRCIAVKCDIRQPAEIAALVDEIGRTFGRLDILVNNAGAATHGTFASLTDEQLLADYELKILGQIRCTRAALPLLAKSAAPRVINVNAIAGRVVIPGLFATTTHRASCYALSKALAWELAEKKILVNSVNIGLVHTNQIERAHARRAPDVPLEKFMAQAAQIVPLKRFGEPHEVSGLIAFLASDRASFITGASIDVGGGQGAHV
- a CDS encoding acyl-CoA dehydrogenase family protein, with translation MAIDFTLSDQQRELQAQARAFARSVLGGVRSAIAKIGDPGERFYATRPFYREMARAGFAKSLIPAEYGGSGLSTLDLALAAEELAAVDVNVPTTLLATGLGLQPVLRYGNEEQRRRFLPDFVENGEDRLAAFAFTEVTGGANYDSPDPSSGVRTFARRDGDQWVISGHKHYTTNGTGWDGKGAHLYTVICRTDLGKPPQDSLAVIAVPGNSEGIRIEGMIDTLGHRAVSSPRIRFDEVRVPAANILGRPGDGAAIISRSFAWTAALIGAACTGVMRAAFECALGFARADKRSGPVPVIEYQNVGYMLADLKMRIEAARYLTWKACHYFDSTGGAGEELPIITKVYCSELAVQVVYDAMRLVGIDSYTDMQPLAGLMQDVLAFPLYDGGNMGVRRRQLHALFRRPGYDPMAAAEGRPPTR
- a CDS encoding SDR family oxidoreductase, producing the protein MAVEEHPQRIAIVTGAGRGIGRAVAVALAREGFALCIAARSRDELEETRRLTGLAPARSLIVLIDLAEEHAPQTLFDTAIEHFGRLDVLVNNAGWAPPRTTLSKISSAAQDRMLAVNLRAPIALARLAAGQMARAGGGAIVNIASDAALRAPAGEAIYAAAKAGLIAFSRAAFAELRSSDIKVAVIIPGLVDTALIPHSKHLDRALMLRPEDVAEAMMAVVRAPARACPTEIVLEPQRPPERAR